In the Nitratiruptor sp. YY09-18 genome, GCTTCTCTTGTATATGCTTGAAGCAAAAAAAGATGAAGCGATTTCACATACTGATATCATTTACATCTTACAGCAAGCATCTATGCAGCTTACAATCAAAGAGTATCTGGTCTTAGCACAAAAAACAAAGGATGTGCTCGCACCTGATGAACGACTCAAGCTTTTTGAGATACTCAAAAATGAAGATGAGAAGAGCGAAGCAGCGTATGTCTATACACTTTTGGATCTTGAGATGATAGATAAAGCGCTCGAGTTTTTAGATACTGTGCCTGAAGGGGAGCTAGAGAACTTCAAAGCCTATCTCGAACTCAAAGAGTGTGGCAAAAACTATCCTCTGGAGCTCTTTATTTGCATCTAGACTTTTCAAAACCTCTCTATATTCTCGCTCCTCTTGCAGGCTATACTGATCTGCCATTTCGCAGTGTTGTTAAAAAGTTTGGTGCAGACCTGACCATAAGTGAAATGATCAGCTCCAATGCACTGGTGTATGAGAGCAAAAAGACGATGAAGATGCTTCAAAAAGCGCCTCTGGAAGATCCCTATTTTGTGCAGATTGCTGGAGCTGATAGTAATGTAGTCATGAAGGCAGTCGAAAAACTCAATCAAATTGAAGGCATAGATGGAATCGATCTCAATTGTGGCTGTCCTGTACCAAAAGTGGTGAAGCAAGGAGCCGGCAGTGCACTCCTTAAAGACCTTGACCGCTTCCAAAAAATTATAGAGACAATCAAAGAGCACTCAAACAAGCACTATATGTCAGTGAAGGTGCGTTTGGGATTTGAAAAGATCGATATTGTCAATATTGCAAAAGCAGCACAGAATGCGGGAGCGGATTTTATTACAATCCATGGCAGAACAAGGAGTGGTGGTTTCAAGGCCCCAGTCAACTATGATGCAATCGCTGAGGCGAAAGCTGCTGTAACAATTCCTGTCATTGCCAATGGAGATATCACGGATTATCAAAAGACACAATTTGTTCTAGAAACTACGCAATGTGATGGAGTAATGATAGGACGTGGTGCGATTGGAAGGCCCTGGATATTCTATCAGCTCAAAAACGCCCAGGAGAATATTCCAGAAGATATTAAAGCAAAAATTATTTTAGAGCACTTTGAACAGATGGTCAATTTCTATGGGGAGTATGGTGTGGTACTCTTTCGTAAACATCTTCATACATACTCCAAAGGCTATCCTGGAGCATCAGAGTTTCGTCAAATTATCAATGATATAAAAAGTGCACAGAAGATGCGAGAGCTAATTAGTGAGTTTTTCTTCAAAAAAGCAGCTTAGAGATTACCGCTTGCTTTGCGTTTATACTCTTCTATTGTTGTGAATATCTCCTCTTGTGGTTTTGGTTCAACTGCTTTTGCAAGATCTTGATTATCGATAGCCTTCTCAAAATCTTCATAACTTTGCAAAGCCCCCTCTTCATACTTGCCTAGTAGCACGTTTGTAGAGCCAATGAGTACGAGGTAGTCTATACCTTTGAAAGAAATGAGGGCTATTTTGTTCTTTTCATCAAGAGGCTTTTCAAAAACAATACGAAAATCACTCTCATCATGGGGTACAATGATGCGTTTGCTTTTTCTAGGGCCTGAGAGTTTGCTAAGAAGTTTGGCTAAAATGAGAAGCACGATAATAGTTCCAAGAGCTATACCAATCCATTTAAGCCAAGTAATCCAATCGATTGATCGAGAGGTCTGAGCCGATTTGGCCAAGCTTTTGAGCAAAGAGATCTTGAGGCTAAATCCATCTTTGCTTTTTGCTGCATAGAGTTTGGGAGAAGCCGTTGTATAAATAATAATTGACGTACCTTTTGCTGCAGGTTTAATAGCTACTTGGTAGGCAATTGAGGAGCTTAGCTTCTTTTCCCAAGGAGCGAGGATTTTGACGTCTTGCAAAAAAAGAATAATCTTACCTTTTTCCCTCTTTTGGACAATTTTTCCAGAAAATGGAACATCAAAATTGATAAAAAGATCTATACGCTGAGGTGACTCTTTGACATTGAGGTTCAAAATCATAGTAGCAAGAAGCGGAATAGCTAGAAATAGCAACCAGATCTTTTTCAATAGTGCTCCTTTGCAAGTTTAGATATTATAGTTTTATTTAGATAAATAGATTATAAAATTGTAGTATAATCGCAAGCAAAAAAGGCTCTTGATGGATCTTGTTGCTGTAGGAGTTTTGGTAGGATTCCTCTCAGGCTTTTTTGGAATTGGCGGCGGAACGATTCTTGTGCCAATACTCATGTATCTTGGTTTTGATATCAAAGAGGCTGTGGGGATTTCAGTGACACAGATGGTTTTTAGTTCTCTTTTTGGCTCATACCTCAATTTTAAAAAAAATATTTTTAAAATCCATGAGGGTTTAGCTATCGGTATTGGTGGCTTTTTGGGAGCTTTGGGCAGTGGATACTTTCTTAGTGTTGTTCCAAGCAGAGTGTTAGAGTGGATGTTTTTGGGCTTTGTAGCTTTTGCCATGTATCGCTTTTTTAAAGCCCCACATGCTCAAGGAGCTGCACAAGAAGTCCCAGTATATGTAATGTTTCTCGTAGGAATGGTTATAGGACTTTTTGCTATAAGTATTGGTGTTGGAGGAAGTATTTTGGTTACTCCGATCTTGGTGGGATTTTTCCATCTTGATATCAAAAAAGCCGCATCCATGGGGCTCTTTTTTGTCATATTCTCATCGATTAGTGGATTTATTAGTCTCTCACTCTTTGGACATATCGACTATTTGCATGGATTCTTGGTGGGAGCAAGTTCGCTCATTGGTGTATATTTTGGTATAAAGTTAGCACACAAAATTGAGAGAAAGAAGTTCAAGAAAGCTCTTATTGCCATATATACACTTATTTTAGTATTGGTGATAAGAAAAATATTTTTCTGAGGAGATAGATGAATAAGATAAAAATTTTTGGAGCAAAACAGCACAATCTCAAAAATATCAATCTCGAAATTCCAAAAAACAAGCTTGTTGTCTTTACGGGACTATCTGGGAGCGGGAAGAGTACGCTGGCTTTTGATACACTCTATGCTGAAGGGCAGCGTCGCTACATCGAATCGCTCTCAAGTTATGCAAGGCAGTTTCTTGATAAGCTTGATAAACCAGATGTAGATAAAATCGAGGGGCTTACTCCAGCAATTGCTATAGAGCAAAAGACTACGAGTAAAAACCCGCGTAGTACTGTAGGTACAGTAACTGAGATTTATGATTACTTGCGGCTTTTGTATGCTCGTATCGGCACACAGCACTGTCATCTGTGTGGCAAGCCTATTTCACATATGACTCCTACGGATATTATCAATCAAGTTTTAGCACTTCCTGAGGGGAGTAAACTAGTTATATTAGCTCCCCTTATAAAAGAGAAGAAAGGAAGTTTTACTGATCTTTTGGATTCCTTGCGCCAAAAAGGTTATGTGCGGGCAATGATAGATGGTGTCATGGTTCGCTTGGATGAGGAGATAGAACTATCAAAAACGAAAAAACATACCATTAAAGTGGTAATCGATAGGGTTGTTATCAAAGACGAAAACAGCTCACGTATTGCAGATGATATAGAAAAGGCATTGAAGCTAAGCTATGGTGAAGTGGAAATAAACGTACTCAATGCCAAAGATGTTGGAGCAAAGGAGCACTACCACTACAGCGAACATCTTGCATGTTTTGATTGTAAGGTAAGTTTTGAACCATTGGAGCCTCTAAGCTTTTCGTTCAACTCTCCCAAAGGGGCATGTAGCGAGTGCGATGGTCTAGGTATTCGCTATGCAATAGATTTTGATAAGATCATCGATCAGCACAAAACTATTACCAAAGGCGCTATCAAGTTTTTGTATGGTTATAATAAAAGCTACTACTTTAACTTTCTCAAAGCCTTTTGTGAGAATGAAGGAATACCGCTCGATAAGCCCTATGAGGAATTAGCCGAATATGAGAAAAAAGCGATTCTTTACGGCACTCCAAATCCTGTAAGCTTTACGTGGAAGCGTCACCGCCTTACACGCACTTGGCCTGGTGTGGTGCGCATAGCATACGATATGTTCAAAGAGGAAAAAGAGCTCAGTGAATATATGAGTGAAAAGGTGTGCGATAAGTGTGGGGGTCATAGGCTCAAACCTCAAAGTCTCGCAGTAAAAGTTGCAGGCAAAGGATTGGCTGATATTTTGGATATGCCAATTGATGAGGCCTATTGTTTTTTTGCAGATGAAGAGAATTTTGGCTATTTGAGTGAGCAGCAGCAAAGAATTGCGGCACCAATTCTCAAAGAGATCAAGGAGCGCCTCTTTTTCCTTGTAGATGTAGGTTTGGGCTATCTCACTCTTGGTCGCGATGCTAGGACTATTAGCGGAGGTGAATCACAGCGCATCCGCATAGCCAGCCAGATAGGAAGTGGTCTTACGGGTGTAATGTATGTGCTCGATGAGCCAAGTATCGGTCTGCATGAGCGAGATACTCTCAAGCTTATTCGTACCCTTAAAAATCTTCAAAAGAAGGGCAATAGCGTCATTGTCGTTGAACATGACAAAGAGACAATAGAAGCAGCAGACTTTATAGTAGATATCGGACCAGGAGCTGGAAAAAATGGTGGTGAAGTGGTCTTTGCTGGAGATGTAAAGAGCCTCAAAAAGAGTGATACACTCACTGCTAAGTATCTTAGTGGCAAAAAGAGGGTAGAGTATAGATTTGATAGAGAACAAAAAAAGTGGCTCCATATTCGCAATGTTACTATCAACAACATCAAAAATCTCGATGTGAGCTTTCCACTCCAAAATTTCGTAGCGGTTACTGGTGTGAGTGGAAGTGGTAAGAGCTCACTTGTACTGCAAACTCTCTTACCAGTTGCCAAGGAGGCTCTCAATAAGGCTAAGAAGGTCAGAAAAGTAGCCGGAGTGGAGATTGAGGGACTAGAGCATCTTGATAAAGTGATCTACCTTGATCAAAGTCCTATTGGACGTACACCTCGCAGCAATCCTGCAACATATACAGGAGTTATGGATGAGATACGTGCTCTCTTTGCCAAAACAAAAGAGGCACAGCTCCGAGGCTATGGGCCAGGGCGTTTTAGCTTCAATGTTCCAGGTGGTAGATGTGAGAAGTGTAAGGGGGAAGGTGAGCTCAAAATCGAGATGCACTTCTTGCCAGATATTATGATCAAGTGTGATGCATGCCATGGAAGGCGCTATAATGAGCAGACTCTAGAGGTAGCGTACAAAGGTAAAAATATAGCAGATGTTTTAGAGATGAGTGTGGATGAGGCATTAGAGTTTTTCAAAAATATTCCAAAGATCTACAAAAAGCTCAAAACTTTACAAGATGTGGGACTTGGCTATATAACTCTAGGCCAAAATGCAGTGACACTCAGTGGTGGAGAGGCGCAGCGTATCAAGCTGGCCAAGGAACTTAGCAGGCGCGATACTGGAAAAACCCTCTACATTCTTGATGAGCCTACAACTGGTCTGCATTTTGCAGATGTGGATAGGCTTGTTGGCGTGTTGCACTCTTTGGTCTCACTTGGCAATAGCGTTATTGTGATTGAGCACAATCTCGATGTGATTAAAAATGCCGATTACATCATCGATATGGGACCAGAAGGTGGAACAAAAGGTGGCAAGGTAATAGCTACCGGAACGCCGCTTGAAGTAGCAAAGAGTTACAAAGAGAGCGGTAGTTACACAGGAGAGTTTTTGGCTAAAGAGCTCAAAATTGATTGAAACATTTTTTAGCTTCAATCTCACTCACTGCTCTTCCAAAACAGAGCTTTTGTTTTTCTAGAATTTTTATATCTCTTTGGAGTTTACTCGCATAAAAAGCTTTGGGAAAACTCATCGCAAAGGTTTTGGCAAGGGTATCGCTACGCTGATCGAGAGGGAACTTGTCTATGCAAAAGTTCGCTTCATTGTTCTCTAAGCATGCTAAGCGGCTTTTGTATGTCTGTATAATTGCATCAATCGCTACAATCTGAGACGTTTTCATATCAGCAAAAGCTAATGAAACGATAGCTAAAAGCAAAAATTTTTTCATAGATCTCCTTTGGCGTAATTATACAAAAGGATAGCAATGATTAAAAGTATCAAAGATAAGATGCTAGCATCCGCAATAAAGACAACGCTTAATAATTTTATAAAAGAGTTTGGCAAAATAGAGCATATGAAGCTTGATACGCAAACAAAGAGTATCGAAGCAACACTATTTTTGATAGGTGAGAGAGAACCGCTCGAAGTTACTATCTCAAACTACACTTTGGTACAAAAAGATGATGGATACTATTTGCAACTGCAAAGAATTAAAACTTCAAAAGAGTGGATTACAAAGGCTGCAGCCACATATCTCACCAAGAGGGCTCTTTTGAAAATTCCAGATAAGTTTGTCGCAATAATCAAAAAGGTATTGTGATATAATCTCGATAAAAAGGTTGTGGATGAAGACACTTACAGTCATCGATACCTTCGGTTTTTTCTTTCGCAGTTTCTACGCTCTTCCACCACTCAAAAGCAAAAAGGGCTTTCCTACAGGACTTTTAACAGGATTTATCAACTTTATCAACTCTTTGGTAAGTGAAGAGAAGAGTGATTACATAGTCTTTGCTCTTGATAGTGAAGGGCCAAGTTTTCGCGCACAAATCGATCCAAACTACAAAGCGCAGCGCCCAGAGCCTCCTGCAGAGCTCAAAGAGCAGCTTCCTGTTGCAATCTCTTGGATAGAGAAGATGGGATTTGCAACGCTCTCAAAAGAGGGGTTTGAAGCTGATGATATTATCGCTTCTTTGGTTCAATGTGCAAAAGAACAAAATATCAAAGTCAAAATAGTATCTCACGATAAAGACCTCTACCAGCTCATTGATGATGGCAAGGTGGTGCTCTTTGATCCGATTAAAAAAGAGGAGATCGATGAGGAGAAGGCTACCAAAAAGTTTGGCATTCCTCCAAAACTTATCCGTGATTACCTTGCACTTGTAGGAGATAGTGCAGATAATATTCCTGGAGTGCGAGGTATTGGGCCCAAAACTGCAGTAAAACTCCTCCAAGAGTACGGATCATTAGAAAATATCTATGCCAATCTAGATAAGATTACACCACCAAGAGTTAAAAAGCTCTTGCAAGAGGGTAGAGAGAGAGCATTTTTGAGTAAAAAGCTCGTAGAATTACGCTTCGATGCACTTGATAGATGTGAGCTTGAGCGCTACCACATTCCTTCAATCAATCCTATCATCAAAATAGCAGATGAGCTTATTGAGTATGATATTACTGCAATTTTGCGCAAAATCAAGGCTGCTCCTGTAATTGAAGAAAAAAAGAGTAGATTGGAGTTTGAAGCGATCTGTCTTGATACAAAAGAGAAACTTTTGCACGTAATAGAAAAGATCCCTGATGGAGCACTCATAGCTTTCGATACAGAGACAGATAGTCTCGATACAAAAGAGGCAAATCTTGTTGGCTTTAGTTTTGCTTATGAAGATACGAAAGCCTACTACGTGCCCATCGGACACAAATATCTTGGTGTTGGTGATCAGGTAGCTTTAGAAGATGGACTTGATGCGATTAAGAGACTATTTTCTTATCCAATTGTAGGACACAATCTCAAGTTTGACCTCTCCCTCCTCTATCGCTATGGTATAGAGAAAAAAAGAGAGATT is a window encoding:
- the uvrA gene encoding excinuclease ABC subunit UvrA, with the translated sequence MNKIKIFGAKQHNLKNINLEIPKNKLVVFTGLSGSGKSTLAFDTLYAEGQRRYIESLSSYARQFLDKLDKPDVDKIEGLTPAIAIEQKTTSKNPRSTVGTVTEIYDYLRLLYARIGTQHCHLCGKPISHMTPTDIINQVLALPEGSKLVILAPLIKEKKGSFTDLLDSLRQKGYVRAMIDGVMVRLDEEIELSKTKKHTIKVVIDRVVIKDENSSRIADDIEKALKLSYGEVEINVLNAKDVGAKEHYHYSEHLACFDCKVSFEPLEPLSFSFNSPKGACSECDGLGIRYAIDFDKIIDQHKTITKGAIKFLYGYNKSYYFNFLKAFCENEGIPLDKPYEELAEYEKKAILYGTPNPVSFTWKRHRLTRTWPGVVRIAYDMFKEEKELSEYMSEKVCDKCGGHRLKPQSLAVKVAGKGLADILDMPIDEAYCFFADEENFGYLSEQQQRIAAPILKEIKERLFFLVDVGLGYLTLGRDARTISGGESQRIRIASQIGSGLTGVMYVLDEPSIGLHERDTLKLIRTLKNLQKKGNSVIVVEHDKETIEAADFIVDIGPGAGKNGGEVVFAGDVKSLKKSDTLTAKYLSGKKRVEYRFDREQKKWLHIRNVTINNIKNLDVSFPLQNFVAVTGVSGSGKSSLVLQTLLPVAKEALNKAKKVRKVAGVEIEGLEHLDKVIYLDQSPIGRTPRSNPATYTGVMDEIRALFAKTKEAQLRGYGPGRFSFNVPGGRCEKCKGEGELKIEMHFLPDIMIKCDACHGRRYNEQTLEVAYKGKNIADVLEMSVDEALEFFKNIPKIYKKLKTLQDVGLGYITLGQNAVTLSGGEAQRIKLAKELSRRDTGKTLYILDEPTTGLHFADVDRLVGVLHSLVSLGNSVIVIEHNLDVIKNADYIIDMGPEGGTKGGKVIATGTPLEVAKSYKESGSYTGEFLAKELKID
- the dusB gene encoding tRNA dihydrouridine synthase DusB — translated: MHLDFSKPLYILAPLAGYTDLPFRSVVKKFGADLTISEMISSNALVYESKKTMKMLQKAPLEDPYFVQIAGADSNVVMKAVEKLNQIEGIDGIDLNCGCPVPKVVKQGAGSALLKDLDRFQKIIETIKEHSNKHYMSVKVRLGFEKIDIVNIAKAAQNAGADFITIHGRTRSGGFKAPVNYDAIAEAKAAVTIPVIANGDITDYQKTQFVLETTQCDGVMIGRGAIGRPWIFYQLKNAQENIPEDIKAKIILEHFEQMVNFYGEYGVVLFRKHLHTYSKGYPGASEFRQIINDIKSAQKMRELISEFFFKKAA
- a CDS encoding sulfite exporter TauE/SafE family protein; its protein translation is MDLVAVGVLVGFLSGFFGIGGGTILVPILMYLGFDIKEAVGISVTQMVFSSLFGSYLNFKKNIFKIHEGLAIGIGGFLGALGSGYFLSVVPSRVLEWMFLGFVAFAMYRFFKAPHAQGAAQEVPVYVMFLVGMVIGLFAISIGVGGSILVTPILVGFFHLDIKKAASMGLFFVIFSSISGFISLSLFGHIDYLHGFLVGASSLIGVYFGIKLAHKIERKKFKKALIAIYTLILVLVIRKIFF